CCCCTTTTTGCAGATAAACACTTCGGCATTATGCCGCTCTTAAGCGGGACGCTGTTAACGGCATTCATTGCTATTGCGGTTGCTTTGCCGATCGGACTTTCAATAAGCATTTACCTGAATGAATATGCTCCACGCAATTTCAGGACTGTAATTAAGCCCATACTGGAGATACTTGCCGCCGTTCCAACTATTGTATATGGTTTTTTTGCATTAACGGTAGTAACTCCATTTCTGCAAAAATTTATTCCAGGCCTGGCCGGTTTTAATGCACTTTCACCAGGCATCGTAATGGGCATTATGATAATCCCACTTATATCCTCATTAAGTGATGATGCAATTTCGGCTGTTCCAAAATACCTCCGGCAAGGATCTCTTGCTTTAGGGGCCAATCGTTTACAAACTGCCTTTAAAGTAATATTACCTTCCGCCTTTTCTGGCATTGTTGTTTCTGTTATCTTGGCTATTTCAAGAGCCATTGGCGAAACGATGATCGTGGCAGTAGCTGCAGGACAACAGCCTCGTCTGACAGCGAATCCGCTTGTACCGGTAGAAACGATCACAACTTATATAGTTCAGGTAAGCCTTGGAGATGTTCCCCAGAATTCCCTTGAGTATCGTACAATCTTTGCTGCCGGCATGACATTATTTGTGTTCACCTTTATTCTGAATAATATAAGTTATTGGTTTAAAAAAAGGTATCAGCAGCGTTATGAGTAATTCATTATACAAAAAAATAAGTGATATTCTGTTCAAATATTTTGGACTAGCCTGCACTTTTTTCGGATTAATCATTCTATGTATTTTTATCCAGAATATTCTTTCTGCCGGAATAGGCCGGCTTGACTGGAATTTCCTGAACAGTTTCCCTTCCCGGGTCGCTTCAAAGGCAGGTATCTTGTCGGCCTTGGCCGGAACTCTCTGGATCATTTGCCTTACAACAATTATAATTGTACCTGTGGGCATTGCTGCCGGCATTTACCTGGAAGAATATGCAAAAAAAAGCACGATCGGTTCTCTGATAGAGATTAATATCACAAACCTCGCAGGCATTCCTTCAATTATTTATGGATTGCTCGGGCTTGAAGTGTTCGGGCGTTTATTGGGAATGGGTGGAAGTATTCTTGCAGGCAGTTGCACATTGTCTTTACTTGTACTTCCTATTGTAATTGTATCTACACGCGAATCATTAAAAGCCGTTCCGAAAACATTGCGGGAAGCATCATTCGCACTCGGAGCAAGCAAGTGGCAAACCATTTGGAATGCAACCTTGCCGGCCTCTTTAGGAGGAATACTCACCGGAATAATTCTGGCAATATCCAGGGCAATAGGAGAAGCGGCACCTCTTATTTTAGTGGGCGCTCTTGCGTATGTACCCTTTGTCCCCAACAGCCTTTCCTCTGAATTCACGGTTTTACCAATACAGATATTTAATTGGGTCTCTCGTCCCCAGAAAGCTTTTATGATCAACTCATCGGCTGCTATTATTGTATTACTCGGTATTACATTTTTATTGAATGGAATCGCAGTATACCTGCGTTTAAAACAAGAAAAGAGAGTGAAATGGTAACCGGAACAATGGCCATTTGTAATCCTTTGGTTCAATCCGATCCTATTATAAAAGAATGGGAATTCTAATTGATAGTGGCATGGAACTTATCGAAAAAACAAAACGTGATTCTTCGGTTGACACAGAATTATTAAAAAAATACGAAACAAACAGCATGGCAACAGATTATGTAAAGAAACCCAAGATAGCCGTAAAAGACATCAATCTCTACTACGGTGACTTCCATGCGTTGAAAGGCATTACAATGTCAATGGAAGAAAATACAGTGATTGCACTCATTGGTCCATCGGGCTGCGGCAAGTCTACTTTTTTAAGACTATTTAACCGGATGAATGACCTGATCTCAAATGTAAAAGTTTCAGGCTATGTGATGATTGATGGAAAAGACATTAACGACAGGTCAACGAATGTTGATGAGCTAAGAAAAAATATTGGCATGGTTTTTCAAAAACCAAATCCTTTCCCAAAATCAATTTTTGAGAACGTTGCTTATGGCTTACGGGTAAATGGTATAAAAGACAAAAAATTCATCGAAGGGCGCGTTGAACGCTCCCTCAGGCAATCTGCATTATGGGATGAGGTAAAAGATAAACTGAAAAAATCTGCATTTGAACTATCCGGCGGTCAGCAGCAGCGTTTGTGCATTGCACGCGCATTAGCAATTGAGCCGTCGGTGATCCTTATGGATGAACCTGCATCAGCACTTGATCCTATCTCGACAGCTAAAATTGAAGAGCTGATCTATGAGTTAAAAAATCAATACACCATTATTATTGTAACACATAATATGCAGCAAGCAGGCAGGGTGAGTGACAAAACTGCTTTTTTTTACATGGGTGAGCTGATCGAATATGATACAACAAAAACTATATTCACCAATCCTGCCAATGCAAGAACACAAAATTATATTACAGGAAGGTTTGGGTAGAAAAAAATGGTTTGAAGTCCGAAGACAGGAGTCCGAAGTTCACTTCCAACTTCAGTCTTCGGACTTCCGACCTAACTTTACACATTATTAAATATACACACCAATGACCACTCATCTTGAATCGGAATTACAACTTCTGAAAACTGACACATTGAATATGTGGAAACTTGTTTGTCTGCAGCTCACAAATGGAAAAGAGGCCCTGGTTAATTTCGACAAAGACCTGGCCAGGCAAATAGTCGCGACTGAAAAACGGGTAAATGCTTATGAGTTAAAAATAGATCGTGACTGTGAAAACATTTTCGCTTTGTTTAATCCTGTAGCCATTGATCTTCGTTTTGTACTGGCGGTTTTAAAGATCAATTCCAACCTTGAACGAATTGCAGATATCGCAGAAAGTATTGCCCGTTTTGTGATTGACATTGAAAAAAGCTTTGACCCGGAACTTCTTCAAAGCACAAAAGTTATAGAGATGTTCGATCTGTCAAATGAAATGCTTCTCGATGCTGCACATGCGTTTGAAAAGGAAGACACAAAAATGGCACGTTATCTCTTTAAAATAGACGAGAAATTAGACGAAACGAATAATAACGCAAGCTATGTAGTTACAGATTATATTAGATCCCATCCGAACAATATACGCGAAAGCTTACATATACTATCTATGATGCGTAAACTGGAACGCGTAGGAGATCAAACAAAAAACATAGCGGAGGAAATTATTTTTTTTATTGAAGCTAAAGTACTTAAACACAAAGGAGGGAAACAGTAACTATCCCGATGATCACATCCTGTTATTTTTTAACGACCTCATCATTTCAGGAAACCCCTGCTTCCGGCACATTGCTGTAACAGTTTGCGCAATACGCTTTGTTTTTGTAACATCCGTTTTAGCACTTTCGATCCATTTGGAAAAATAATTCTGGTGTGACGCGGCAAGACTTTTGAAAAATCTCAAAGCATCCGGATCATCCGCCAGGCACTCCATCAGCCCGGCATTAAGTTTTAAAGGAGTTTTGTCTTCCTGTAACTGAACGTGAAGCATAGCACCATGTTTTTTACCTATGCCCTTTCTCAGCATTGCATTGAGAGGCATAATAAAATCGCCCTCTCCCATTGGCAACAAGGCAATACCCTTTATTGAGAAATTGTCAAGTTTTCCTTTTACACGGAAAGATCTTTTATTTCCGGGTTTCAATTTGCGGGCAACATCAGCAGGAACATCAATATAGGTCCAGCCGGTCTTTTCGCCCTTCTTCTCAAACTTAAAAATAGTGGTGGTATATTTTATCATGGCAACCCGGCAAATTTCTGAATTGAATAAAAATTTGCAAGTACTAATGCAAAGGTCTTTTCTTGATCATTCCTCCTTTAGTATCTTTTACACTGCTCATCACAATAAATGCATTGGGATCGATCTTATCCACTTCCGCCTGTAGTTTTGCTATTTCAAGACGGGTAACCACTGTATAAACAATGTCAATGGTATTCTTATTATCACCGCGTTTACCGAATCCGCGTTTACCGTTATAGATAGTAACGCCCCGTCCCAATTTTTCAACAAGCATCAGGCGAACTTCCTCACTATGCGATGAAATTATAGTAACTCCTGTATATTCTTCAACTCCCTCAATAATAAAATCAACCGTTTTTGCCGCCGAAAGGTAAGTCAGGATGGCGTAAAGAGCGATCTCAACCGAGAGCAGGTAAGTAGCGGCGGAAAAAACAAGGATATTAAATACAAGAACCACATCGCCGATCGTCAATCCGGTTCTTTTACTGAGATAAATGGCAAGAACTTCTGTGCCATCCAGCACTCCCCCGCCCCTCACAGTAAGGCCAATTCCCGCACCAAGAAAAAAACCTCCGAATACTGCAATCAGCAATTTGTCTGAAGTAATAACAGGGTAACTGATAACGAGAATCGCGAGAGCTAAGCCACTGATCGCTATTGTACTCTTAAAGGCAAACGAACTTCCTAATTGCGTATATCCCAATACAATAAACGGCACGTTTATAAGCACGATCAATAATGCTAATGAAATACCGGTAAGCTCATTAGTTAATAGCGATATACCGGTTACCCCTCCGTCAATAAATCCATTGGGCAACAAGAAACCCTTAAGACCAAATCCGGCTGAAAGTATTCCCAAAGATATCAGGCTTACATCCTTTGCCAGGTGAATCGCCGCGACTTTAAGTTTGTGAAACTCCCTTGCAAGTTCATAAGCAGATATTTCCTTCCCTTTCCCGCCCTTTTCCCTGGACCCTATTACCGTTTTAATTATGAGCTTCTGGAAGAATGGAATCATTCTAATTAATTATTATGTATTGATAAACTATGATAGCTACCGGTTTTTCCAAAAATAGCAATTATACCTCGTTTGCCGAGTCTCAAAATCCTTAAAATCAAGTCCCCTCGGTATAATAAAAAATAACTGCCATCCGAAAAGCTGTTTTTGGAATATCCGCTTAAGTTCAATCTATTAAGACGCTTCCGCCGCTAAAAGAACCACAATTTAGTTGACAGGTACCTGTTTTTAGTTTACATTTGCCCCTCCCTAACAGAAAATACTCATCAATATTAACTTAAATCAATATACTATGAACAAATCACTACTTTATTGTAAACTCACAACAATTTTCGCACTTGCGTTTTTTCCTTTATTAAGCAGTGCCCAGGTAAGTTTTACTTCAAATCCCAGTAATGGATGCGCCCCTCAGCTGGTAAATTTTACATACACCGGCAACCCAAGTGGGAATTATTTCAGGTGGTATTTCGGTGATGGAGATTCAAGTCATGCTAAGAATCCATCACACACCTATGTGAACCCGGGTTGGTTTAGCGTAAGTCTTTCTGTATGGGACACCACAAATAAAGGGATGATCTCTATGGGCGGAACAAATAGCAACATACAAATTGATGGAGCAACTACCTTTGATGTGTCTACTCCTTCGGCTTGTCCCGGCGAATCTGTAAGGTTTGGTTTTAACCAGGGAAGTTATAGCAATATCACATGGGATTATGGCGATTCCACTCAAAATGACAACTGGAACAACACAAGCCATTCATTTAAGTATGCAGGCATTCACACCGTAAAAATGACAGTTAATACTTCCTGCGGAACTAAAATAGTTACAAGACAAATAACAGTAAGCAATTCAGCCAAACCCGTTTTTTCGATCGGGGTTAATCAAAATGATGCATGTATAAACGATGTATTTTATTTTTCAGCTAATTACCCTGCTACTTCGTATCTGTGGGATTTTGGAGATGCTACTTCATCCACTGTTGAAAATCCTTCGCATTCCTATACAACCCCTGGCAACAAACGGGTTATACTCACCGCTACCAATCCTTGCGGCGGCTCGAATAAAGACACCATTTTTGTTAATGTTGTAAGTTCGGGATTAAATGCAAACGCGAATTTTAATTTGTGGCCAAATCCTGCATGCCCCAATTCTATAGTGTCAATTGACTGTTCATCTTCCGGCTCCTCCTACCTGTTGGACCTGGGGGATGGAACCACTTCTACTCAACGGTCTGTTCAGAATTTTTACCCGGCAAACGGAAACTATAATGTAAAACTTATCGTAACCAACGGCTGTGGCGACAAAGACACAGTCACGCAGGTGCTTACTGTTTCAGTATCCGGCGGGATGAATAATTATGTAAACATTTCGTTCGATAATAATAACGGAAACCAGGATACGATGAAAGTTTGCCCGGGCACAACTGTTGATCTCAGGAACAATAGCAACTCAGGTGATGGCAAGTATGGTTTTCTGTGGAAATTCGGAGATGGAAGTACAGCCACCACAAAAAATGCTTCGCATAAATATACCGCTGTGGGAAATCACAAGGTTGTATTGATAGTAACAAATGGCTGCGGCAAATCCGACAGTGCGTCAAAAGTTGTTGTTGTAGATGCAAACCTGAAGCCTGATACCCAGCTTCAATCGTTACCTGACTCGGTTTGCCCTGGCGGCAAAGTATATTTCTTTGATGAAGGAAATCATGATAATAATTCAGGAAACATTTATTCGATCGATTTTGGCGATGGCAATGTATTGAATAACATTACCGGCCCAACTGACACTATTGTACAGGTATTGGCCACTCACGCTTATGCCACAACAGGAACATATAACTTCAAGTTTTATGTGACCAATCTTTGCGGCAAGAAAGATTCACTGAAGAAAAGTATAGTTGTACTTAATGGAGGGCCTAAAAACAAATTCTATTATGTAGATAACTCCACTACTAATGATGGCGGAGGGAGCAATGACAATTCCCGGTGTCCCGGCGATCTTGTGAAATTTACAGCTGTGGGCGGAGCTGTTTACTCATGGGATTTTGGTGACGGTCAATCCGGATCAGGCCAGGTTGTGTACCACAGTTATACATCAGCGGGTACTTACACAGCCAAAGCCATGATCGTTAATAATTGTGGTCAGAGTGATACAGTACCCACAACAGTAGATATCAAAATGACCAACAAACCCCAGGCCTGGTTTGATCTTGATAAATCCTTTACCTGTTCGGGCGACACCATCCATTTTGCCGCTGAGGGTTATTATGGAGATGGCCCGGATAACAACAGTCATCTGTGGGATTTTGGAGATGGAAATACATCCACACTTAAGAACCCCGCTCATGCTTATTCTCTAAAGGGAGTATTCAAAGTAACACATACTGTTACCAACGGCTGTGGCAGCAGTATGCAATATACCAGCATTATAATTGACAAGCCTGTCGTAACGATCAGTGGTCTCGCGTCTGCCTATTGCAGTTACGATGCAGCCGTAACACTTGCAGGAATACCTTCAGGAGGAACCTTTAAGATTGACGGGGTAAGTGCAGTATCCTTTAATCCTTCAGTGCAGACTCCCGGCCCACACACGGTAACCTATACTTACACCAATACAAACGGATGTTCTTCAACTGACAGCAAATCTGTAACAGTTAATCAGACAACTGCAAATGCAGGTGTCGACGCATCGGTATGCGCAGGAGGCAGCGCTCAATTGAATGCTACCGGAGGCGGTACTTATGCATGGCTGCCGGCAACAAATTTATCAAACGCTGCAATTGCAAATCCGGTTGCTTCACCCTCTTCAACAACAAACTACACGGTAACTGTAACTAAAAATGGTTGTGTTGCTACAGATGATGTTCAGGTTGCTGTGGCCGCTTCACTTACTGCGAATGCGGGAAGCAACACCTCCGTATGTAATGGTAATAGTGTTACGCTTAACGGTTCAGGTGGCGGTAATTACTCATGGGCTCCTTCAGCAAGTCTTGACAATCCGGCTGTTGCTAACCCTGTGGCATCCCCAACTGCCACCACCACCTATACACTTACGGTATCAAGCGGCTCTTGCAGCAATACAGGTACTGTAACAGTAACTGTTGATCCTGCGGTAACCATAAGCAGCATCTCTCCTGTCAATGTATTATGTAACGGTACTTCAACCGGATCCGCCAGTGTCAGCGCAACCGGCGGCACAGGAACTAAAACATATTCCTGGAGCAATGGGGGAACAGCGCAAACGATCAGCTCACTTTCAGCTTCAACATATACAGTAACAGTTCTTGATTCCAAGGGTTGCAGTAGCACCAGCGCAGTTGCTATTATCCAACCGGCGAAAGTAAATGCGTCAGCATCGGTTGGTCAGAACATAGGATGTAATGGCGGGAATAATGGCAGCGCTTCAGTAGCGGCATCCGGAGGATCCGGCGCATATACATACAACTGGAATACAGGAGCAACCGGACAAACCATCTCAGGATTGACCGCTGCAACTTATACAGTTACGGTAAAAGACGCAAATAATTGTATCGCTACTTCTGTTGCCGCAGTTACTCAGCCCGCTGCACTTACTTCAACATCAGTTAAGCAGGACGCCAGCTGCATAGGCTGCAACGATGGAAGCGCCTCGGTATTTGCAAACGGAGGAACACTACCTTATACCTATTTATGGACTCCCGGCAATAAAACAACTGTTTCTGTTAGTGGGCTATCTGCTAACACATACACAGCTTGCGTTACAGATGCAAAAGGCTGCACCACCTGCACTACAATTAACATTGGTCAGCCAACCGGTATTATCACAGCCGGCAAGGATGCCGGGAATATTTTTATGTATCCCAACCCGTCTCACGGCTCGTTTGTAATTTCCATAACTGAATTAAACACATCAGCAGAGCTTTCAGTAATGGATGTAACAGGGAAAAAAATATACAGCAGGTCAGTACCGAATACAAGATCATTCACCGAAACCATTGACCTTTCCGGATCCGCTAACGGCACGTATTATGTACGGCTTATCACAAGCACCGGAAGTGTGAGTGTAAAAAGGGTTATG
Above is a window of Bacteroidota bacterium DNA encoding:
- the pstC gene encoding phosphate ABC transporter permease subunit PstC gives rise to the protein MKTKEKIIEYTLAACAGITVLVTIGIIWVLVSETIVFFKDVSLFNFLTDTQWTPLFADKHFGIMPLLSGTLLTAFIAIAVALPIGLSISIYLNEYAPRNFRTVIKPILEILAAVPTIVYGFFALTVVTPFLQKFIPGLAGFNALSPGIVMGIMIIPLISSLSDDAISAVPKYLRQGSLALGANRLQTAFKVILPSAFSGIVVSVILAISRAIGETMIVAVAAGQQPRLTANPLVPVETITTYIVQVSLGDVPQNSLEYRTIFAAGMTLFVFTFILNNISYWFKKRYQQRYE
- the pstA gene encoding phosphate ABC transporter permease PstA, translating into MSNSLYKKISDILFKYFGLACTFFGLIILCIFIQNILSAGIGRLDWNFLNSFPSRVASKAGILSALAGTLWIICLTTIIIVPVGIAAGIYLEEYAKKSTIGSLIEINITNLAGIPSIIYGLLGLEVFGRLLGMGGSILAGSCTLSLLVLPIVIVSTRESLKAVPKTLREASFALGASKWQTIWNATLPASLGGILTGIILAISRAIGEAAPLILVGALAYVPFVPNSLSSEFTVLPIQIFNWVSRPQKAFMINSSAAIIVLLGITFLLNGIAVYLRLKQEKRVKW
- a CDS encoding phosphate ABC transporter ATP-binding protein; this translates as MELIEKTKRDSSVDTELLKKYETNSMATDYVKKPKIAVKDINLYYGDFHALKGITMSMEENTVIALIGPSGCGKSTFLRLFNRMNDLISNVKVSGYVMIDGKDINDRSTNVDELRKNIGMVFQKPNPFPKSIFENVAYGLRVNGIKDKKFIEGRVERSLRQSALWDEVKDKLKKSAFELSGGQQQRLCIARALAIEPSVILMDEPASALDPISTAKIEELIYELKNQYTIIIVTHNMQQAGRVSDKTAFFYMGELIEYDTTKTIFTNPANARTQNYITGRFG
- the phoU gene encoding phosphate signaling complex protein PhoU — translated: MTTHLESELQLLKTDTLNMWKLVCLQLTNGKEALVNFDKDLARQIVATEKRVNAYELKIDRDCENIFALFNPVAIDLRFVLAVLKINSNLERIADIAESIARFVIDIEKSFDPELLQSTKVIEMFDLSNEMLLDAAHAFEKEDTKMARYLFKIDEKLDETNNNASYVVTDYIRSHPNNIRESLHILSMMRKLERVGDQTKNIAEEIIFFIEAKVLKHKGGKQ
- a CDS encoding DUF1905 domain-containing protein; amino-acid sequence: MIKYTTTIFKFEKKGEKTGWTYIDVPADVARKLKPGNKRSFRVKGKLDNFSIKGIALLPMGEGDFIMPLNAMLRKGIGKKHGAMLHVQLQEDKTPLKLNAGLMECLADDPDALRFFKSLAASHQNYFSKWIESAKTDVTKTKRIAQTVTAMCRKQGFPEMMRSLKNNRM
- a CDS encoding YitT family protein — protein: MIPFFQKLIIKTVIGSREKGGKGKEISAYELAREFHKLKVAAIHLAKDVSLISLGILSAGFGLKGFLLPNGFIDGGVTGISLLTNELTGISLALLIVLINVPFIVLGYTQLGSSFAFKSTIAISGLALAILVISYPVITSDKLLIAVFGGFFLGAGIGLTVRGGGVLDGTEVLAIYLSKRTGLTIGDVVLVFNILVFSAATYLLSVEIALYAILTYLSAAKTVDFIIEGVEEYTGVTIISSHSEEVRLMLVEKLGRGVTIYNGKRGFGKRGDNKNTIDIVYTVVTRLEIAKLQAEVDKIDPNAFIVMSSVKDTKGGMIKKRPLH
- a CDS encoding PKD domain-containing protein — encoded protein: MNKSLLYCKLTTIFALAFFPLLSSAQVSFTSNPSNGCAPQLVNFTYTGNPSGNYFRWYFGDGDSSHAKNPSHTYVNPGWFSVSLSVWDTTNKGMISMGGTNSNIQIDGATTFDVSTPSACPGESVRFGFNQGSYSNITWDYGDSTQNDNWNNTSHSFKYAGIHTVKMTVNTSCGTKIVTRQITVSNSAKPVFSIGVNQNDACINDVFYFSANYPATSYLWDFGDATSSTVENPSHSYTTPGNKRVILTATNPCGGSNKDTIFVNVVSSGLNANANFNLWPNPACPNSIVSIDCSSSGSSYLLDLGDGTTSTQRSVQNFYPANGNYNVKLIVTNGCGDKDTVTQVLTVSVSGGMNNYVNISFDNNNGNQDTMKVCPGTTVDLRNNSNSGDGKYGFLWKFGDGSTATTKNASHKYTAVGNHKVVLIVTNGCGKSDSASKVVVVDANLKPDTQLQSLPDSVCPGGKVYFFDEGNHDNNSGNIYSIDFGDGNVLNNITGPTDTIVQVLATHAYATTGTYNFKFYVTNLCGKKDSLKKSIVVLNGGPKNKFYYVDNSTTNDGGGSNDNSRCPGDLVKFTAVGGAVYSWDFGDGQSGSGQVVYHSYTSAGTYTAKAMIVNNCGQSDTVPTTVDIKMTNKPQAWFDLDKSFTCSGDTIHFAAEGYYGDGPDNNSHLWDFGDGNTSTLKNPAHAYSLKGVFKVTHTVTNGCGSSMQYTSIIIDKPVVTISGLASAYCSYDAAVTLAGIPSGGTFKIDGVSAVSFNPSVQTPGPHTVTYTYTNTNGCSSTDSKSVTVNQTTANAGVDASVCAGGSAQLNATGGGTYAWLPATNLSNAAIANPVASPSSTTNYTVTVTKNGCVATDDVQVAVAASLTANAGSNTSVCNGNSVTLNGSGGGNYSWAPSASLDNPAVANPVASPTATTTYTLTVSSGSCSNTGTVTVTVDPAVTISSISPVNVLCNGTSTGSASVSATGGTGTKTYSWSNGGTAQTISSLSASTYTVTVLDSKGCSSTSAVAIIQPAKVNASASVGQNIGCNGGNNGSASVAASGGSGAYTYNWNTGATGQTISGLTAATYTVTVKDANNCIATSVAAVTQPAALTSTSVKQDASCIGCNDGSASVFANGGTLPYTYLWTPGNKTTVSVSGLSANTYTACVTDAKGCTTCTTINIGQPTGIITAGKDAGNIFMYPNPSHGSFVISITELNTSAELSVMDVTGKKIYSRSVPNTRSFTETIDLSGSANGTYYVRLITSTGSVSVKRVMISR